The Streptomyces sp. Mut1 genome window below encodes:
- a CDS encoding class F sortase: protein MAGLVPAIAAALAMFLGSPVREAAPAPGPLPGPASSATAPLAPSRPVRVEIPALDVSAPLVDLTLDASGRLGVPDPDARNLAGWYRDGVTPGSPGNAIVVAHVDTPAGPAAFAGLDTLRPGARVEVRRADGRVAVFRLYAVEEFEKSDFPSDRVYGPTEDAELRLLTCGGAYDPDAGGYQANVVAFARLSSVQTPEPTIPGQNADHDS from the coding sequence GTGGCCGGTCTCGTTCCGGCCATCGCGGCGGCCCTGGCCATGTTTCTGGGCTCCCCGGTCCGGGAAGCCGCACCGGCACCCGGCCCGCTGCCCGGCCCCGCGTCCTCCGCGACGGCCCCGCTCGCCCCGTCCCGCCCCGTCCGCGTCGAGATCCCCGCGCTCGACGTCAGCGCGCCCCTGGTCGACCTGACCCTGGACGCCTCGGGCAGGCTCGGCGTACCCGACCCGGACGCCCGCAACCTCGCCGGCTGGTACCGGGACGGGGTGACGCCGGGCTCCCCGGGCAACGCGATCGTGGTCGCCCACGTCGACACACCCGCCGGACCTGCGGCCTTCGCCGGACTCGACACGCTGCGGCCGGGCGCGCGGGTGGAGGTGCGGCGGGCGGACGGGAGGGTGGCGGTGTTCCGCCTGTACGCGGTCGAGGAGTTCGAGAAGAGCGACTTCCCGAGCGACCGCGTCTACGGCCCGACCGAGGACGCCGAACTCCGTCTGCTCACCTGCGGCGGCGCCTACGACCCGGACGCGGGCGGCTACCAGGCCAATGTGGTCGCCTTCGCCCGCCTGTCCTCGGTCCAAACCCCGGAACCCACCATTCCGGGACAGAATGCCGATCATGACTCTTGA
- a CDS encoding alpha/beta fold hydrolase yields MSQLLSLEAPDHARPVRLRTGRGVFAALDVPPTGPSSPVRGTALLVPGFMGSKEDFLPMLPALSAGGVRVVAVDCRGQYETGDASPAPSYARDDLAADLVAVTRALDAGPVHLLGHSYGGSLVRAAAIATGGDPGLWASATLMNFGPAGVSPWQQERLNLLLSVIGSMPLAEMWPFVRTKDTTTPPDVERFLELRWLANSPSQLAALARHMLDETDTTEALAGTGVPLSVVSGTPDETWAPDAVERMAHRLGAAFVRIEGGGHSPNVHRPAEAASALLDFWLTRQGAAVA; encoded by the coding sequence ATGAGCCAGTTGCTGAGCCTGGAAGCCCCGGACCACGCGCGCCCGGTGCGGCTGCGGACCGGGCGGGGCGTCTTCGCCGCGCTGGACGTCCCGCCCACCGGACCGTCGTCCCCGGTGCGGGGCACCGCGCTGCTCGTCCCGGGTTTCATGGGCAGCAAGGAGGACTTCCTCCCCATGCTGCCCGCGCTCAGCGCCGGCGGCGTACGCGTCGTGGCCGTCGACTGCCGGGGCCAGTACGAGACGGGCGACGCCTCGCCCGCCCCCTCGTACGCCCGTGACGACCTCGCCGCCGATCTCGTCGCCGTCACCCGCGCGCTGGACGCGGGCCCCGTCCATCTCCTGGGTCATTCCTACGGCGGCAGCCTCGTCCGCGCGGCCGCCATCGCGACCGGGGGAGACCCGGGCCTCTGGGCGTCGGCGACGCTCATGAACTTCGGGCCCGCCGGCGTCTCCCCCTGGCAGCAGGAACGGCTCAACCTCCTCCTGTCCGTCATCGGCTCGATGCCCCTGGCCGAGATGTGGCCCTTCGTCCGCACCAAGGACACGACGACTCCCCCGGACGTCGAACGCTTCCTCGAACTGCGGTGGCTGGCCAACAGCCCGAGCCAACTCGCCGCCCTCGCCCGCCACATGCTGGACGAGACGGACACCACCGAAGCGCTGGCCGGGACGGGCGTTCCCCTCTCGGTGGTCTCCGGTACCCCCGACGAGACCTGGGCCCCCGACGCCGTCGAGCGCATGGCCCACCGGCTGGGCGCCGCGTTCGTCCGGATCGAGGGCGGCGGCCACTCCCCCAACGTCCACCGCCCCGCCGAGGCCGCCTCCGCGCTCCTCGACTTCTGGCTGACCCGGCAAGGGGCGGCTGTCGCCTGA
- a CDS encoding Clp protease N-terminal domain-containing protein: MGATTSPDWAVTGILGAARGARTDAEGPIGSQHLLAGIATARGAARKALAAEGLTKVALLSVLRARPDHDTAWSTDDGAAQAVTERDVLGEEGEPHRRYTGAAARALTAAREEAEQEGAGKFGAEHLLRGLLREDNRAVEMLGACEVSPQAVLARLDADTATTGSAGTTEDSRDDGLDPLLHPTRDILLGHSTYRRRTPLWMRLLFKLSGVNWAARPAWWVRMETYEQAHRLGGTAVGTEHVLLAVLATHEVALRYPHLARENAPDTGSRYAGGERLAGLGIDYASVHRALTADDRLHLTADPHPVEQYTDETSTPDRTKEQATADPGTGPLVEALLGEGTRARQLVDALAVPR, from the coding sequence ATGGGAGCGACCACGTCGCCGGACTGGGCCGTCACGGGAATCCTGGGGGCCGCGCGCGGTGCCCGGACGGACGCCGAAGGACCCATAGGCAGCCAGCACCTGCTGGCCGGGATCGCCACGGCCAGAGGCGCCGCCCGGAAGGCGCTGGCGGCCGAGGGGCTGACCAAGGTCGCGCTGCTGTCGGTGCTCCGGGCCCGGCCGGACCACGACACCGCGTGGAGCACGGACGACGGCGCGGCCCAAGCCGTCACCGAGAGGGACGTCCTGGGCGAGGAGGGCGAGCCGCACAGGCGCTACACCGGCGCGGCGGCCCGAGCCCTGACCGCCGCGCGGGAGGAGGCCGAACAGGAGGGCGCCGGAAAGTTCGGCGCCGAGCACCTGCTGCGCGGGCTGCTGCGGGAGGACAACCGCGCGGTGGAGATGCTGGGTGCCTGCGAGGTCTCACCGCAAGCCGTGCTGGCCCGCCTCGACGCGGACACCGCAACAACCGGAAGCGCGGGGACCACGGAGGACAGCCGGGACGACGGCCTCGATCCGCTCCTGCACCCGACCCGCGACATCCTGCTCGGACACAGCACCTACCGTCGCCGGACACCTCTGTGGATGCGGTTGCTCTTCAAGCTGAGCGGAGTCAACTGGGCGGCGCGACCCGCCTGGTGGGTGCGCATGGAGACCTACGAGCAGGCGCACCGCCTCGGCGGCACCGCGGTGGGCACCGAGCACGTGCTGCTCGCGGTGCTCGCCACGCACGAGGTCGCGCTCCGGTACCCGCACCTGGCGCGGGAGAACGCCCCGGACACCGGTTCCCGGTACGCGGGCGGCGAGCGGCTGGCCGGTCTGGGCATCGACTACGCCTCGGTCCACAGGGCCCTGACCGCCGATGACCGGCTCCATCTGACGGCCGACCCCCACCCCGTCGAGCAGTACACCGACGAGACGAGCACCCCGGACCGGACGAAGGAGCAGGCCACCGCCGATCCGGGCACGGGCCCGCTGGTGGAGGCGCTCCTCGGTGAGGGGACACGCGCCCGGCAACTGGTCGACGCGCTGGCCGTCCCGCGCTGA
- a CDS encoding TetR/AcrR family transcriptional regulator: MTEPSARSIWLRPARAGRGPAPTFDRDRIAAAGVALADADGLPAVTMRAVAVALGAGPASLYRYVATRDELLELMIDQVNGEISYAGLGSGHWLDDLLALARQSRGVYLAHPWLLDATATRTPMGPHTVTYLEHALAALAGLDASPRTKLEAIAVLSAVVSTLTRAEVTQQLAGQTIPQWQQAEAEYLTQVAMAGHHPHLAAALIGQPPEAEDSPDSLLARILTRVLTGLLQPDGIQADSVRGGAAAEPPVAGPGAAATP; the protein is encoded by the coding sequence ATGACCGAGCCGTCCGCCCGCAGCATCTGGCTGCGCCCCGCACGTGCCGGACGCGGTCCGGCGCCCACGTTCGACCGCGACCGCATCGCCGCCGCCGGGGTCGCCCTGGCCGACGCGGACGGCCTGCCCGCCGTCACCATGCGGGCCGTGGCGGTCGCCCTCGGGGCCGGACCGGCGTCCCTCTACCGGTACGTGGCCACCCGCGACGAACTGCTCGAATTGATGATCGACCAGGTCAACGGCGAGATCTCCTACGCCGGGCTCGGCTCCGGACACTGGCTCGACGACCTGCTCGCCCTGGCCCGGCAGAGCAGGGGCGTCTACCTCGCGCACCCATGGCTGCTCGACGCGACCGCGACCAGGACCCCGATGGGGCCGCACACGGTCACCTACCTGGAACATGCCCTGGCCGCGCTCGCCGGCCTCGACGCCAGTCCCCGGACCAAACTGGAGGCCATCGCCGTCCTCAGCGCCGTCGTCTCCACTCTGACCCGCGCCGAGGTGACCCAGCAGCTCGCCGGGCAGACCATCCCGCAGTGGCAGCAGGCCGAGGCGGAATACCTCACCCAGGTCGCCATGGCGGGCCACCACCCGCACCTCGCCGCCGCCCTGATCGGGCAGCCGCCCGAGGCCGAGGACTCCCCGGACTCGCTCCTGGCCCGCATCCTCACCCGCGTACTCACCGGGCTCCTTCAGCCCGACGGCATCCAAGCGGACTCCGTGCGCGGCGGCGCGGCGGCGGAGCCGCCCGTGGCCGGTCCGGGGGCGGCCGCGACCCCCTGA
- a CDS encoding SDR family oxidoreductase: MSIVVTGATGALGRLVVEHLLTTEAVPAGDIAAVVRDKEKAAGQAARGVELRIADYDRPETLAGAFRPGDRVLLISGNAVGSRIAQHTAVIEAAKAAGVAQLAYTGILGGPDADFVLADEHRATEQLILDSGLPYTFLRNGWYTENLTENLAPVLAHGAVVANAGEGRIASATRDDYAAAAAAVLTGEGHLNRAYELSGDTAWSYAEYAAQVAKATGKEIAHNDVPAAVHQEILTGAGVPEAFAAILVDVDEAVRRGRLAGTSGDLARLIGRPTTPLADTLAAAVAAL, from the coding sequence ATGAGCATCGTCGTCACCGGAGCCACCGGAGCACTCGGCCGCCTCGTCGTCGAGCACCTGCTGACCACCGAAGCCGTCCCGGCGGGCGACATCGCCGCCGTCGTGCGCGACAAGGAGAAGGCCGCCGGCCAGGCCGCCCGGGGCGTCGAGCTGCGCATCGCCGACTACGACAGGCCCGAGACGCTGGCCGGGGCGTTCCGGCCCGGCGACCGGGTGCTCCTCATCTCCGGCAACGCGGTCGGCAGCCGGATCGCCCAGCACACCGCGGTCATCGAGGCGGCGAAGGCGGCGGGCGTGGCCCAGCTGGCGTACACCGGCATCCTCGGCGGGCCCGACGCGGACTTCGTGCTGGCCGACGAGCACCGGGCGACCGAGCAGCTGATCCTCGACTCCGGCCTGCCGTACACGTTCCTGCGCAACGGCTGGTACACGGAGAACCTCACCGAGAACCTGGCTCCCGTCCTCGCGCACGGCGCGGTCGTCGCCAACGCGGGCGAGGGCCGGATCGCCTCCGCCACCCGCGACGACTACGCGGCCGCGGCCGCCGCCGTCCTGACCGGCGAGGGCCACCTGAACCGCGCGTACGAGCTGAGCGGGGACACCGCCTGGTCGTACGCCGAATACGCGGCGCAGGTCGCGAAGGCCACCGGCAAGGAGATCGCCCACAACGACGTCCCGGCCGCCGTGCACCAGGAGATCCTGACCGGCGCCGGGGTGCCGGAGGCCTTCGCGGCGATCCTGGTCGACGTGGACGAGGCGGTCCGGCGCGGGCGGCTGGCCGGCACCAGCGGCGATCTGGCCCGCCTGATCGGCCGCCCGACGACCCCGCTGGCCGACACCCTCGCCGCCGCGGTCGCCGCGCTGTAG
- a CDS encoding VOC family protein produces the protein MPIMTLEWKVVVDSADPHAQAGFWSEALGYEIEDNSPLIERLLSAGAVPEALTTTAHGRRAWLDLAAVRHPDDPYDEESGTGHGRRLLFQRVPEPKTVKNRLHLDLHAGPARREAEVARLEALGARAEREVDEPGGRWTVLTDPEGNEFCVQ, from the coding sequence ATGCCGATCATGACTCTTGAGTGGAAAGTCGTCGTCGACTCCGCCGACCCGCACGCGCAGGCCGGCTTCTGGTCCGAGGCCCTCGGCTACGAGATCGAGGACAACAGCCCCCTGATCGAACGCCTCCTGAGCGCCGGCGCCGTCCCGGAAGCGCTCACCACGACCGCCCACGGCCGCCGCGCCTGGCTCGATCTGGCGGCCGTACGCCACCCCGACGACCCGTACGACGAGGAGAGCGGCACCGGCCACGGCCGCCGGCTCCTCTTCCAGCGCGTCCCGGAACCCAAAACGGTGAAGAACCGCCTCCACCTCGACCTCCACGCGGGCCCGGCCCGCCGCGAGGCCGAGGTGGCCCGGCTGGAGGCCCTGGGCGCGAGGGCCGAGCGCGAGGTGGACGAGCCGGGCGGCAGGTGGACGGTACTCACGGACCCGGAAGGGAACGAGTTCTGCGTGCAGTGA
- a CDS encoding alpha/beta fold hydrolase, with protein sequence MPQPQQEWTPTRYAHNGDVRVAFDQLNGSEGEPLLLIMGLAVARFWWPAGLCRAFADAGFAVARYDQRDAGESTRMPDTATTNPFKALFGKRGDAYTSEDMTDDAIAVMDELGWERAHVFGHSLGGAIAQRIALRHPHRVLSVTSSAALPSDTSGPGVLRYLRFGLLAKLARTKFPEGREGEIEAALAVWRGVASPGYPFDEAAARAWVEADVDSGPRDTKAQSRQIGAQWHGPRLKELRSPALVLHGEQDPILRVGAGRATARAIAGARLVTYPGVGHDLPAALWTDIAHQVGDLAARQSRPDSAGVSGGPPGE encoded by the coding sequence ATGCCCCAGCCGCAGCAGGAGTGGACGCCGACCCGGTACGCGCACAACGGCGACGTGCGCGTGGCCTTCGACCAACTGAATGGCTCCGAGGGGGAACCGCTGCTGCTCATCATGGGCTTGGCCGTCGCCCGGTTCTGGTGGCCGGCCGGACTGTGCCGGGCCTTCGCGGACGCCGGGTTCGCCGTGGCCCGCTACGACCAGCGCGACGCCGGCGAGTCGACCCGGATGCCGGACACCGCCACCACCAACCCCTTCAAGGCCCTGTTCGGCAAGCGCGGGGACGCCTACACCTCCGAGGACATGACCGACGACGCCATCGCCGTGATGGACGAACTCGGCTGGGAGCGAGCGCACGTCTTCGGCCATTCGCTGGGCGGCGCGATCGCCCAGCGGATCGCGCTGCGACACCCCCACCGGGTGCTCAGCGTCACCTCCTCGGCGGCCCTGCCCAGCGACACCTCCGGTCCGGGGGTCCTGCGCTACCTGCGTTTCGGCCTGCTCGCCAAGCTCGCCCGGACCAAGTTCCCCGAGGGACGCGAGGGCGAAATCGAGGCCGCCCTCGCCGTCTGGCGCGGCGTCGCCTCCCCCGGCTACCCCTTCGACGAGGCCGCCGCCCGCGCCTGGGTCGAGGCCGACGTGGACAGCGGCCCGCGCGACACCAAGGCGCAGAGCCGCCAGATCGGAGCCCAGTGGCACGGCCCCAGGCTCAAGGAGCTACGCAGCCCCGCCCTGGTCCTGCACGGCGAGCAGGACCCGATCCTGCGTGTCGGCGCGGGCCGCGCCACCGCCCGCGCCATCGCCGGCGCCCGCCTGGTGACCTACCCGGGCGTCGGCCACGACCTCCCCGCCGCCCTGTGGACCGACATCGCCCACCAGGTCGGCGACCTGGCGGCCCGCCAGTCGCGGCCGGACAGTGCGGGCGTGTCCGGAGGGCCACCGGGCGAGTAA
- a CDS encoding FAD-dependent monooxygenase encodes MPDSTPSSAPVLVVGSGPTGLTLAIDLARRGVGVRIIEKSADFPRSSRAKGPNPRSLEVLEDLGVVDAVLAAGAAPLPMRKYRGGAVIADAEPFAGLRPTPDAPYDRPLMIAQWQLEEVLRARLAEYGVRVELGSELVALAEGEASVTATLADGARIEASYVAGCDGGHSAVRKLLGIPFEGKTDETQQMVCGDVEIEGLDRGFWHQWFDEDGAVMLCPIPGTRSGWWFQAGPETDASGAPVPPSLAGFRRLFAKHTGLPGDRLSRAALLSTYRVNERLAARYRAGRVLLAGDAAHVHSIAGGLGMNTGIQDAYNLGWKLARVASGLAGPALLDTYEEERLPVAAEVLDISAERLRATLEAIKKPGGGLDSAVGPGTNGLGGGYRWSSLAASPLATPRLRAGDRAPDAPCRDAATGAPLRLFEAFAGPHFTLLGFGAGTARALAEATEAHGGHLRAYGVDAGGPGGLADHEGHAHSAYGIGPDDELLILVRPDNHVALIAPGGDSRAIVAYLNGAVAQRV; translated from the coding sequence ATGCCCGACTCCACCCCTTCCTCGGCCCCCGTCCTCGTCGTCGGCTCAGGCCCGACCGGACTGACCCTGGCCATCGATCTCGCCCGCCGGGGCGTCGGCGTACGGATCATCGAGAAGTCCGCGGACTTCCCCCGCAGCTCGCGCGCCAAGGGCCCCAACCCGCGCTCCCTGGAGGTCCTGGAGGACCTCGGGGTCGTCGACGCGGTACTGGCCGCGGGGGCCGCGCCGCTGCCGATGCGCAAGTACCGGGGCGGGGCCGTGATCGCCGACGCCGAGCCGTTCGCAGGCCTGCGGCCGACCCCGGACGCGCCCTACGACCGCCCCCTGATGATCGCCCAGTGGCAGCTGGAGGAGGTGCTGCGGGCCCGCCTCGCGGAGTACGGCGTGCGCGTCGAACTCGGCTCCGAGCTGGTGGCGCTGGCCGAGGGCGAGGCGTCCGTGACCGCCACCCTGGCCGACGGCGCGCGGATCGAGGCGTCGTACGTGGCCGGGTGCGACGGCGGCCACAGCGCGGTGCGCAAGCTCCTCGGCATCCCGTTCGAGGGGAAGACGGACGAGACGCAGCAGATGGTGTGCGGGGACGTCGAGATCGAAGGGCTCGACCGGGGGTTCTGGCACCAGTGGTTCGACGAGGACGGCGCGGTGATGCTCTGCCCGATCCCCGGCACCCGGTCGGGCTGGTGGTTCCAGGCCGGCCCCGAGACCGACGCGTCGGGCGCCCCCGTACCCCCGTCGCTCGCCGGCTTCCGCCGCCTCTTCGCCAAGCACACCGGCCTGCCGGGCGACCGGCTCTCACGGGCGGCCCTGCTCTCCACGTACCGGGTCAACGAACGGCTGGCCGCGCGCTACCGGGCGGGCCGGGTCCTGCTCGCCGGGGACGCGGCGCACGTCCACTCGATCGCGGGCGGCCTGGGCATGAACACCGGCATCCAGGACGCGTACAACCTGGGCTGGAAGCTCGCCCGGGTCGCCTCCGGGCTCGCGGGCCCCGCCCTGCTCGACACCTACGAGGAGGAGCGGCTGCCCGTCGCCGCCGAGGTCCTGGACATCAGCGCGGAACGGCTGCGGGCCACGCTCGAAGCGATCAAGAAGCCGGGCGGCGGGCTCGACTCGGCGGTCGGCCCCGGCACCAACGGCCTGGGCGGCGGCTACCGCTGGAGCTCGCTCGCCGCCTCCCCGCTCGCCACGCCCCGCCTCCGGGCGGGCGACCGCGCCCCCGACGCGCCCTGCCGCGACGCGGCCACCGGCGCCCCGCTCCGCCTCTTCGAGGCCTTCGCCGGACCGCACTTCACCCTGCTCGGCTTCGGTGCGGGCACGGCGCGGGCGCTCGCCGAGGCGACCGAGGCCCACGGCGGGCACCTGCGGGCGTACGGGGTGGACGCGGGCGGCCCGGGTGGCCTGGCCGACCATGAGGGGCACGCGCACTCGGCGTACGGCATCGGACCGGACGACGAGCTGCTGATCCTGGTCCGCCCCGACAACCATGTGGCTCTGATCGCCCCGGGCGGCGACAGCCGGGCGATCGTGGCCTATCTGAACGGTGCGGTGGCGCAACGAGTCTGA
- the rarD gene encoding EamA family transporter RarD produces the protein MKGTNDQRAGLLSGFAAYGMWGVVPLYWPLLKPTGAVEILAHRMVWSLGVVAILLLVLRRWSWIGPLLRQPRKLGLLTVAALVITINWGLYIWAVNSGHVVEASLGYFINPLVTIAMGVLLLGERLRPAQWAAVGTGVASVLVLAVGYGKPPWISLGLAFSFATYGLVKKKVDMGGLESLTVETAVLFLPALGFLLWLGARGTSTLTSEGAGHTALLASTGVVTAVPLILFGAAAIRVPLSTIGLLQYLTPVFQFLLGIAYFHEEMPPERWAGFALVWVALTVLTWDALRTARRTRARAQAARLAAAATAAPAGPDRTETSTTAT, from the coding sequence GTGAAGGGGACGAATGACCAACGGGCCGGGCTCCTGTCCGGGTTCGCCGCGTACGGCATGTGGGGAGTCGTCCCGCTGTACTGGCCGCTGCTGAAGCCGACCGGCGCGGTCGAGATCCTGGCCCACCGCATGGTGTGGTCGCTGGGTGTGGTGGCGATCCTGCTGCTCGTACTGCGCCGCTGGTCCTGGATCGGCCCGCTGCTGCGGCAGCCGCGCAAGCTGGGGCTGCTCACCGTCGCGGCCCTGGTGATCACCATCAACTGGGGCCTGTACATCTGGGCCGTCAACAGCGGCCATGTGGTCGAGGCGTCGCTCGGCTACTTCATCAATCCGCTGGTCACCATCGCCATGGGCGTCCTACTCCTGGGCGAACGGCTGCGCCCGGCACAGTGGGCCGCGGTCGGCACCGGTGTCGCGTCGGTCCTCGTGCTGGCGGTCGGCTACGGCAAGCCGCCGTGGATCTCGCTGGGCCTGGCGTTCTCGTTCGCGACGTACGGCCTGGTCAAGAAGAAGGTCGACATGGGCGGTCTCGAATCGCTCACCGTCGAGACCGCCGTGCTCTTCCTGCCCGCGCTCGGATTCCTGCTGTGGCTGGGCGCCCGGGGCACGTCGACCCTCACCTCCGAGGGCGCCGGGCACACGGCGCTGCTCGCGTCGACCGGCGTCGTCACGGCGGTGCCGCTGATCCTGTTCGGGGCCGCCGCGATCCGCGTACCGCTCTCGACGATCGGGCTGCTCCAGTATCTGACCCCGGTCTTCCAGTTCCTGCTGGGGATCGCCTACTTCCACGAGGAGATGCCGCCGGAGCGGTGGGCCGGGTTCGCGCTGGTGTGGGTGGCGCTCACCGTACTGACCTGGGACGCGCTGCGGACGGCTCGGCGCACGAGGGCGCGGGCGCAGGCGGCGCGGCTGGCCGCGGCGGCGACGGCCGCACCCGCCGGCCCGGACCGGACAGAGACCAGCACTACCGCAACCTAG
- a CDS encoding NADPH-dependent F420 reductase: protein MSSISISVIGTGNMARTIGARAIAGGNTVEIMGRDRSKAAELAKALGDGASQGEWGATPAGDIVIVALLHDGVVPVVAHYGDALAGKVIVDISNPFNPTFDGLAHREETSIAQEAAKAAPAGADVVKAFNTVFRHVLEKGRPDIFIAGDNAQAKARVEAFVESLGMRPLDVGGLKMAHWLEGAGLITVGLANHGVGGLDFALGVAELSA from the coding sequence ATGAGCAGCATCAGCATCAGCGTCATCGGCACCGGGAACATGGCCCGCACCATCGGCGCGCGGGCGATAGCGGGCGGCAACACCGTCGAGATCATGGGCCGCGACCGGTCCAAGGCTGCCGAGCTGGCCAAGGCTCTCGGCGACGGCGCCTCGCAGGGGGAATGGGGCGCGACCCCGGCCGGGGACATCGTCATCGTGGCCCTGTTGCACGACGGTGTCGTGCCGGTCGTCGCCCACTACGGAGACGCTCTCGCGGGCAAGGTCATCGTCGACATCAGCAACCCCTTCAACCCCACGTTCGACGGGCTGGCCCACCGTGAGGAGACCTCGATCGCGCAGGAAGCCGCCAAGGCGGCCCCGGCCGGCGCCGACGTGGTGAAGGCGTTCAACACCGTCTTCCGCCATGTCCTGGAGAAGGGTCGGCCCGACATCTTCATCGCCGGCGACAACGCCCAGGCCAAGGCACGTGTGGAGGCGTTCGTCGAAAGCCTGGGGATGCGCCCGCTGGACGTCGGCGGCCTGAAGATGGCGCACTGGCTGGAAGGGGCGGGCCTGATCACGGTGGGCCTCGCGAACCACGGGGTGGGGGGCTTGGACTTCGCCCTCGGCGTCGCAGAACTTTCCGCCTGA
- a CDS encoding 2-oxoacid:ferredoxin oxidoreductase subunit beta: MPETNELLQLVPKAEAKQSMKDFKSDQEVRWCPGCGDYAVLAAVQGFMPDLGLAKENIVFISGIGCSSRFPYYMNTYGMHSIHGRAPSIATGLATSRRDLSVWVVTGDGDALSIGGNHLIHALRRNVNLKILLFNNRIYGLTKGQYSPTSELGKITKSTPMGSLDAPFNPVSLAIGAEASFVARTIDSDRKHLTSVLRAAADHPGTALVEIYQNCNIFNDGAFEVLKDKEQAQEAVIRLEHGQPIVFGADGAKGVVRDSLTGDLNVVAVTEENKSQILVHDAHAPSPTTAFALSRLADTDTLHHTPIGVLRSVERPVYDTKMAEQLDAAVERDGKGDLAALLAGNDNWTVVG, translated from the coding sequence ATGCCTGAGACGAACGAACTGCTCCAGCTGGTGCCCAAGGCCGAGGCGAAGCAGTCCATGAAGGACTTCAAGTCCGACCAGGAAGTGCGCTGGTGCCCCGGGTGCGGTGACTACGCGGTTCTCGCCGCCGTGCAGGGCTTCATGCCCGACCTCGGTCTGGCGAAGGAGAACATCGTCTTCATCTCCGGCATCGGCTGCTCCTCCCGTTTCCCGTACTACATGAACACCTACGGGATGCACTCGATCCACGGCCGCGCCCCCTCCATCGCCACGGGTCTGGCCACCTCGCGGCGGGACCTGTCGGTCTGGGTGGTCACCGGGGACGGCGACGCGCTGTCCATCGGCGGCAACCACCTGATCCACGCGCTGCGCCGCAATGTGAACCTGAAGATCCTGCTGTTCAACAACAGGATCTACGGGCTGACCAAGGGCCAGTACTCCCCCACCTCCGAGCTGGGCAAGATCACCAAGTCGACGCCGATGGGCTCGCTGGACGCCCCGTTCAACCCGGTGTCCCTGGCGATCGGCGCGGAGGCGTCGTTCGTCGCCCGCACGATCGACTCCGACCGCAAGCACCTCACGAGCGTGCTGCGCGCCGCCGCCGACCACCCGGGCACGGCGCTGGTGGAGATCTACCAGAACTGCAACATCTTCAACGACGGCGCGTTCGAGGTCCTGAAGGACAAGGAGCAGGCCCAGGAGGCGGTGATCCGCCTGGAGCACGGGCAGCCGATCGTCTTCGGCGCCGACGGGGCCAAGGGGGTCGTACGGGACTCGCTGACCGGTGATCTGAACGTGGTCGCGGTCACCGAGGAGAACAAGTCGCAGATCCTCGTCCACGACGCCCACGCCCCGAGCCCGACGACGGCGTTCGCCCTGTCGCGGCTCGCCGACACGGACACCCTGCACCACACTCCGATCGGGGTGCTGCGCAGCGTGGAGCGGCCGGTGTACGACACGAAGATGGCCGAGCAGCTGGACGCGGCCGTGGAGCGGGACGGCAAGGGCGACCTGGCCGCGCTGCTCGCGGGCAACGACAACTGGACGGTGGTCGGCTGA